The Phyllopteryx taeniolatus isolate TA_2022b chromosome 14, UOR_Ptae_1.2, whole genome shotgun sequence genome has a window encoding:
- the LOC133489353 gene encoding protein-lysine 6-oxidase-like isoform X2 has product MAIASLLFFSLSLRGLVQVISGQQQEGRPEPARAASPWRHRIQWENNGHIHSLVSTGSAFQAPARVYVSSRSRGRSQAGAPGARRARPAAPPSRRDPFGWADGLAVGGSVPRGREEEAPAFRRPAGGEPGPPAMFHQLEENASDQAQGMFNDDDDTLLQSPHGNSVLYNMYPPGGRAGAHARPPPDAGHGTRFFQNGLPDLVPDPYAVQAGTYVQRMQMFALRCAAEEDCLARSAYGPSVRDIDFRVLLRFPQKVKNQGTADFLPVKPRHQWDWHSCHQHYHSMEAFSNYDLLDAATGRKVAEGHKASFCLEDTGCDTGFRRRYACTAHTQVTPPLDNPKVLPISEGHLRLQEI; this is encoded by the exons atggcaattgCGTCTCTTCTCTTCTTCTCTCTTTCCCTGCGCGGACTCGTCCAAGTCATCAGCGGGCAGCAGCAGGAGGGGCGGCCCGAGCCGGCGCGAGCCGCGAGCCCCTGGCGTCACCGCATCCAGTGGGAGAACAACGGCCACATCCACAGTCTTGTGAGCACCGGCTCCGCGTTCCAGGCTCCGGCGCGCGTCTACGTCAGCAGCCGGAGCAGGGGGAGGAGCCAAGCCGGCGCCCCCGGAGCGCGTCGGGCGCGCCCGGCGGCGCCACCGTCGCGGAGGGATCCGTTCGGGTGGGCCGACGGTCTCGCCGTGGGCGGTTCGGTGCCGCGCGGACGTGAGGAAGAAGCGCCTGCCTTCAGGCGCCCGGCAGGGGGGGAGCCGGGCCCCCCCGCGATGTTCCACCAGCTGGAGGAGAACGCTTCGGACCAAGCGCAGGGCATGTttaacgacgacgacgacacgcTGCTGCAGTCGCCCCACGGCAATTCGGTGTTGTACAACATGTACCCGCCCGGGGGGCGAGCAGGGGCCCACGCGCGACCACCTCCGGACGCGGGACACGGGACAAGATTCTTCCAAAACG GGCTTCCTGACCTTGTACCAGACCCGTACGCCGTCCAAGCGGGTACTTACGTCCAGCGCATGCAGATGTTCGCGTTGCGATGTGCAGCGGAGGAGGACTGTCTGGCCAG GTCTGCCTACGGACCCTCGGTGCGAGACATCGACTTCCGGGTGCTTCTACGCTTCCCGCAGAAGGTGAAGAACCAGGGCACGGCCGACTTCCTTCCTGTCAAGCCCAGGCACCAGTGGGACTGGCACAGCTGTCACCA gcacTACCACAGCATGGAGGCCTTCAGCAACTACGACCTTCTGGACGCCGCCACCGGCCGCAAAGTGGCTGAGGGACACAAGGCCAGTTTCTGCCTGGAGGACACGGGCTGTGACACTGGGTTCCGGCGGCGCTACGCCTGCACAGCCCACACACAGGTGACACCGCCTCTTGACAACCCAAAAGTACTCCCAATCTCGGAG GGGCATTTGAGGCTTCAGGAAATCTGA
- the LOC133488850 gene encoding nicotinamide riboside kinase 2-like, translating into MKFIIGIGGVTNGGKTTLTNRLLRALPNCCVVHQDDFFKKPDQIEVGEDGFRQWDVISALDMEAMVSTVKGWQENPVKFARSHGVSLSPEAEECSSDQNGIHILIVEGFLIYNYKPLIDIYDRCFYISLPYEECKTRRSTRMYTVPDPPGLFDGHVWPMYLKHRKQMESQCDRIDYLDGMMAKDDIYSVVFESIQNALLNNS; encoded by the exons ATGAAATTCATCATTGGCATTGGAGG AGTGACCAACGGTGGCAAGACCACCCTGACTAACAGACTGCTTAGGGCGTTGCCCAACTGCTGTGTTGTGCATCAGGatgactttttcaag AAACCCGATCAAATAGAAGTCGGGGAGGACGGCTTTAGACAGTGGGATG TCATCTCTGCCCTGGACATGGAGGCCATGGTCAGCACGGTGAAAGGCTGGCAGGAGAACCCGGTCAAGTTTGCCCGCTCCCATGGCGTCAGCCTGTCACCCGAAGCCGAGGAATGCAGCTCGGACCAGAATGGGATCCATATTCTCATCGTGGAGGGCTTCCTCATCTACAACTACAA GCCTCTCATCGACATCTACGACAGGTGTTTCTACATTTCCCTTCCTTATGAGGAGTGCAAGACAAGGAGAAG TACGAGAATGTACACCGTTCCCGATCCTCCCGGTCTGTTCGATGGCCACGTCTGGCCCATGTATCTGAAGCACCGCAAACAAATGGAGAGCCAGTGTGACAGAATAG ATTACCTCGATGGAATGATGGCGAAAGACGACATTTACTCTGTCGTGTTTGAGAGCATCCAGAATGCCCTTCTCAACAACTCATAG
- the LOC133489353 gene encoding protein-lysine 6-oxidase-like isoform X1, whose product MAIASLLFFSLSLRGLVQVISGQQQEGRPEPARAASPWRHRIQWENNGHIHSLVSTGSAFQAPARVYVSSRSRGRSQAGAPGARRARPAAPPSRRDPFGWADGLAVGGSVPRGREEEAPAFRRPAGGEPGPPAMFHQLEENASDQAQGMFNDDDDTLLQSPHGNSVLYNMYPPGGRAGAHARPPPDAGHGTRFFQNGLPDLVPDPYAVQAGTYVQRMQMFALRCAAEEDCLARSAYGPSVRDIDFRVLLRFPQKVKNQGTADFLPVKPRHQWDWHSCHQHYHSMEAFSNYDLLDAATGRKVAEGHKASFCLEDTGCDTGFRRRYACTAHTQGLSPGCHDLYAANIDCQWIDITDVAPGNYILKITVNPNFHVLESDFTNNIVRCDVTYTGVYVQTRNCRVTRG is encoded by the exons atggcaattgCGTCTCTTCTCTTCTTCTCTCTTTCCCTGCGCGGACTCGTCCAAGTCATCAGCGGGCAGCAGCAGGAGGGGCGGCCCGAGCCGGCGCGAGCCGCGAGCCCCTGGCGTCACCGCATCCAGTGGGAGAACAACGGCCACATCCACAGTCTTGTGAGCACCGGCTCCGCGTTCCAGGCTCCGGCGCGCGTCTACGTCAGCAGCCGGAGCAGGGGGAGGAGCCAAGCCGGCGCCCCCGGAGCGCGTCGGGCGCGCCCGGCGGCGCCACCGTCGCGGAGGGATCCGTTCGGGTGGGCCGACGGTCTCGCCGTGGGCGGTTCGGTGCCGCGCGGACGTGAGGAAGAAGCGCCTGCCTTCAGGCGCCCGGCAGGGGGGGAGCCGGGCCCCCCCGCGATGTTCCACCAGCTGGAGGAGAACGCTTCGGACCAAGCGCAGGGCATGTttaacgacgacgacgacacgcTGCTGCAGTCGCCCCACGGCAATTCGGTGTTGTACAACATGTACCCGCCCGGGGGGCGAGCAGGGGCCCACGCGCGACCACCTCCGGACGCGGGACACGGGACAAGATTCTTCCAAAACG GGCTTCCTGACCTTGTACCAGACCCGTACGCCGTCCAAGCGGGTACTTACGTCCAGCGCATGCAGATGTTCGCGTTGCGATGTGCAGCGGAGGAGGACTGTCTGGCCAG GTCTGCCTACGGACCCTCGGTGCGAGACATCGACTTCCGGGTGCTTCTACGCTTCCCGCAGAAGGTGAAGAACCAGGGCACGGCCGACTTCCTTCCTGTCAAGCCCAGGCACCAGTGGGACTGGCACAGCTGTCACCA gcacTACCACAGCATGGAGGCCTTCAGCAACTACGACCTTCTGGACGCCGCCACCGGCCGCAAAGTGGCTGAGGGACACAAGGCCAGTTTCTGCCTGGAGGACACGGGCTGTGACACTGGGTTCCGGCGGCGCTACGCCTGCACAGCCCACACACAG ggACTGAGCCCGGGCTGTCACGACCTTTACGCCGCCAACATCGACTGCCAGTGGATCGATATCACCGACGTCGCGCCAGGAAACTACATTTTgaag ATCACCGTCAACCCCAACTTTCACGTGCTGGAGTCGGACTTCACCAACAACATTGTGAGATGCGACGTCACGTACACGGGAGTTTACGTTCAGACGCGCAATTGTCGAGTAACAAG GGGCTGA